A single window of Labrus mixtus chromosome 23, fLabMix1.1, whole genome shotgun sequence DNA harbors:
- the gabarapa gene encoding GABA(A) receptor-associated protein a, with product MKFQYKEEHPFEKRRSEGEKIRKKYPDRVPVIVEKAPKARIGDLDKKKYLVPSDLTVGQFYFLIRKRIHLRAEDALFFFVNNVIPPTSATMGQLYQEHHEEDFFLYIAYSDESVYGSSQREI from the exons ATGAAGTTTCAGTACAAAGAGGAGCATCCCTTTGAGAAAAGGCGGTCCGAAGGCGAGAAAATAAGGAAGAAGTATCCGGACAGGGTGCCT GTTATTGTGGAGAAAGCTCCCAAAGCCAGAATAGGAGACCTGGACAAGAAGAAGTATCTTGTCCCCTCCGACCTGACAG tgggCCAGTTTTATTTCCTCATCCGGAAAAGAATCCACTTGCGGGCTGAGGAcgctctcttcttctttgtaaACAACGTCATTCCACCCACCTCAGCTACCATGGGACAGTTGTACCAG GAGCATCACGAAGAGGACTTTTTCCTCTACATTGCCTACAGTGATGAGAGTGTGTATGGGAGCAGCCAAAGGGAAATCTGA